A region from the Pseudomonadota bacterium genome encodes:
- a CDS encoding amidohydrolase family protein encodes MHDLIIRNARIVDGTGAPPFMGEVAVADGRIVAVARAGEPPIAGPAKRSIDAQGKLLTPGFVDIHTHYDGQVCWDKQLTPSCWHGVTTIVMGNCGVGFAPVRPGTETELVEIMESVEDIPGTALHEGIPWGWESFADYLASIDTPYAMDVGAQVPHVAVRHYVMGARCYDDATREDIAAMAAITKQALQDGALGFTTSRFYGHFDKHGELVPGTHADGEELKAIGNALAEVAHGTVEIISDRMDDPDEQQWVEWIARRTGRPVTILVTSNIGADVWGMADRLNAQGLKIRPQVGARPASVLMSLEGTVNPMRQFGTYKEIARLPIDEQRRKLKDPAFRARVLADTPKVPRDATTANMISTFDKMFILPADLSYEPSFAESVAGIAAAAGVHVREALMDIMAAGRPLLFLIGEYSGSLEKQHAGIAHPHSVFGLSDGGAHCGVLCDASMPTYMLAYMSRDRVRGPIFPIEYTVHKMTRDTALVYGLTDRGVIAAGMRADLNIIDFDALALEDPEMVYDLPAGGKRLIQKARGYVATICKGEVTYENGVHTGALPGRLLRA; translated from the coding sequence ATGCACGATCTCATCATTCGCAATGCTCGCATCGTCGACGGCACCGGCGCCCCGCCCTTCATGGGCGAAGTGGCGGTGGCGGACGGCCGCATCGTCGCGGTGGCGCGCGCCGGCGAACCGCCCATCGCCGGGCCGGCCAAACGCAGCATCGATGCGCAAGGCAAATTGCTGACGCCGGGCTTCGTCGACATCCATACCCACTACGATGGCCAGGTGTGCTGGGACAAGCAACTCACGCCGAGTTGCTGGCATGGCGTGACGACCATCGTGATGGGCAATTGCGGCGTCGGTTTCGCACCGGTGCGGCCCGGCACCGAAACCGAGCTGGTCGAGATCATGGAATCGGTGGAAGACATTCCCGGCACGGCCCTGCACGAAGGCATTCCGTGGGGCTGGGAGAGTTTCGCCGACTACCTCGCGAGCATCGATACCCCCTACGCCATGGACGTCGGTGCGCAGGTGCCGCACGTCGCCGTGCGTCACTACGTGATGGGCGCACGTTGCTACGACGACGCCACCCGTGAAGATATTGCCGCGATGGCGGCCATCACCAAACAGGCTTTGCAGGACGGCGCACTGGGCTTCACCACCTCGCGCTTCTACGGGCACTTCGACAAGCACGGTGAGCTCGTGCCCGGCACCCATGCCGACGGCGAAGAGCTGAAGGCCATTGGCAATGCGCTGGCGGAAGTCGCGCACGGCACGGTCGAGATCATTTCCGACCGCATGGACGACCCCGATGAACAGCAGTGGGTGGAGTGGATAGCGCGTCGCACCGGGCGCCCGGTGACCATCCTCGTCACCTCCAATATCGGCGCCGACGTGTGGGGCATGGCTGACCGGCTCAATGCCCAAGGACTCAAGATCCGTCCGCAGGTCGGTGCGCGGCCGGCGTCGGTGCTGATGAGCCTGGAAGGCACGGTCAACCCCATGCGCCAGTTCGGCACTTACAAGGAGATTGCCCGGCTGCCCATCGACGAACAGCGTCGCAAGCTCAAGGACCCGGCGTTCCGTGCCCGCGTGTTGGCCGACACGCCCAAGGTGCCGCGCGACGCGACCACCGCCAACATGATCTCGACCTTCGACAAGATGTTCATCCTGCCGGCCGATCTCAGCTACGAACCGAGCTTCGCCGAGTCGGTGGCCGGCATCGCCGCGGCCGCAGGCGTCCACGTGCGCGAAGCGCTGATGGACATCATGGCAGCCGGGCGGCCGTTGTTGTTCCTGATCGGCGAGTACAGCGGCAGCCTGGAAAAGCAGCATGCCGGCATCGCCCATCCGCACTCGGTGTTCGGCTTGTCCGACGGTGGCGCGCACTGCGGCGTGTTGTGCGATGCCAGCATGCCGACCTACATGCTGGCCTACATGAGCCGCGACCGCGTGCGCGGGCCGATTTTTCCCATTGAATACACCGTGCACAAGATGACGCGCGACACGGCGCTGGTGTACGGCCTGACCGATCGCGGCGTGATCGCCGCCGGTATGCGCGCCGATCTCAACATCATCGATTTCGACGCGCTGGCGCTGGAAGACCCCGAGATGGTTTACGACCTGCCGGCCGGCGGCAAGCGGCTCATTCAGAAGGCACGCGGCTATGTCGCCACCATCTGCAAGGGCGAAGTCACCTATGAGAACGGCGTGCACACCGGTGCCTTGCCGGGGCGCCTGCTGAGAGCTTGA
- a CDS encoding SDR family oxidoreductase has translation MQLSDKTIVITGANSGIGLETSRELARGGATVVMACRDLTRAKAARADIANSVPGAKLALVPLDLASLASVRACADTLVAQWPRIDVLINNAGLFPFKRQLTEDGFEMQFGVNHLAHFLLTQNLMPALLAAGRPRVVNVASMMHHLGKIDFDSFRGERPYGALKAYAQSKLCNVLFARELARRHGGDGLLSWSLHPGPVGTNIMGRGLVNRTLYRLIGAYMSARRGARTSVHLASADGIEATNGAYYDEFLKVKPGSRLSQDATLAARLWEVSASLVA, from the coding sequence ATGCAACTCAGTGACAAGACCATCGTCATCACCGGCGCCAACAGCGGCATCGGCCTCGAAACCAGCCGTGAACTGGCGCGCGGCGGCGCGACGGTAGTGATGGCGTGTCGTGATCTCACACGCGCCAAGGCCGCGCGCGCCGACATTGCGAACAGCGTGCCGGGCGCGAAGCTCGCCCTCGTACCGCTCGACCTGGCGTCGCTGGCCTCGGTGCGTGCCTGCGCCGACACCCTGGTCGCGCAATGGCCGCGCATCGACGTGCTCATCAACAACGCCGGCCTGTTCCCCTTCAAGCGGCAGCTGACCGAGGATGGCTTCGAGATGCAGTTCGGCGTCAATCACCTCGCGCATTTCCTGCTGACGCAAAACCTGATGCCGGCGCTGCTGGCCGCCGGTCGCCCACGGGTGGTGAACGTCGCATCGATGATGCATCACCTCGGCAAGATTGATTTCGACAGCTTCCGCGGTGAGCGACCCTACGGCGCGCTCAAGGCTTATGCGCAATCGAAGCTGTGCAACGTGCTGTTCGCGCGCGAACTTGCGCGCCGCCACGGCGGCGATGGCCTGTTGAGCTGGAGCCTGCACCCCGGGCCGGTGGGCACCAACATCATGGGCCGCGGCCTCGTCAATCGCACCCTCTATCGCCTGATCGGTGCCTACATGAGCGCCAGGCGCGGCGCGCGCACCAGCGTGCACCTGGCCTCGGCCGATGGCATCGAAGCGACCAACGGCGCCTACTACGACGAATTCCTGAAAGTGAAGCCGGGCTCCAGGCTGTCGCAGGATGCGACCCTCGCGGCGCGGCTGTGGGAAGTGAGCGCCAGCCTGGTGGCGTGA
- a CDS encoding CoA ester lyase, translating to MHLVRSSLFVPGHKPEWVPKAQAAGADELILDLEDAVPDDAKSAARPLVRESVKALHAAGQYCSVRINGYATGRTLDDLDGILCAELRSVMLPKVDSVADMQALDAMLTQLERRHGVAHGTVNTTLLLETAGAMRNAYHIALSSPRVHQLVLAAGPGGDAARAVGYQWTKGGEETLFLRSHAVLDARAAGIPYPMTSSWWDIRDLDGLRADAIRNRRLGMRGMCVMHPSHVPIVNEIFSPQADEVAHARGVLAAMAAAEAEGRAAVIYEGDMVDYAMVATARELIALAESIEAAGGKPLNT from the coding sequence ATGCATCTCGTCCGCTCCTCCCTCTTCGTGCCCGGTCACAAGCCCGAATGGGTGCCGAAAGCCCAGGCCGCCGGCGCCGACGAATTGATCCTCGACCTCGAGGACGCCGTTCCGGACGATGCCAAGAGCGCGGCGCGACCGTTGGTGCGCGAGAGCGTGAAAGCACTGCATGCCGCCGGGCAGTACTGCTCGGTGCGCATCAATGGCTATGCCACCGGTCGTACGCTGGACGACCTGGACGGCATCCTGTGCGCCGAGCTGCGCTCGGTGATGCTGCCCAAGGTCGACAGCGTGGCCGACATGCAGGCGCTGGATGCCATGCTCACGCAGCTCGAACGGCGGCATGGCGTCGCCCACGGCACGGTCAACACCACCTTGCTGCTGGAAACCGCCGGCGCCATGCGCAACGCCTATCACATCGCGCTTTCGAGTCCGCGCGTGCATCAGTTGGTATTGGCAGCCGGTCCCGGCGGCGATGCCGCGCGCGCGGTCGGCTACCAGTGGACCAAGGGCGGTGAAGAGACGCTGTTCCTGCGTTCGCATGCGGTGCTCGACGCGCGCGCCGCCGGCATTCCCTATCCCATGACGAGTTCGTGGTGGGACATTCGCGATCTGGACGGCCTGCGTGCCGATGCCATCCGCAATCGTCGTCTCGGCATGCGCGGCATGTGCGTGATGCATCCCAGCCACGTGCCCATCGTCAACGAGATCTTCAGCCCCCAGGCTGACGAGGTCGCCCATGCGCGCGGCGTGCTGGCCGCCATGGCGGCGGCCGAAGCCGAAGGGCGCGCGGCGGTGATCTACGAAGGCGACATGGTCGACTACGCGATGGTGGCGACCGCACGCGAATTGATTGCGCTGGCCGAGAGCATCGAAGCGGCCGGCGGCAAACCGCTCAACACCTGA